In Polyodon spathula isolate WHYD16114869_AA chromosome 27, ASM1765450v1, whole genome shotgun sequence, one DNA window encodes the following:
- the arrdc2 gene encoding arrestin domain-containing protein 2 isoform X2, producing the protein MIFDKVKKFDIVFDSPEVDSPPVFSSGDVVSGKVLLELGAASKVESLKLHALGFAKVHWTESRSAGSSTAYTQNYCDEVEYLDRRETLMQADNGELTILQAGKHEFPFSFQLPEETLVTSFEGKHGSIRYCVKAKLHRPWNTVKKIKKEFTVIEPIDINTPALLASQAGNKDKMARMWYRNLGQVSLTAKIDRKGYTPGEVIPIFAEFDNSTHRSVVPKAYITQTQTFIARGTMKQKKSVVATLSGDAVGARKRETWHGRAIKIPPVGPSILQCRIIRVEYTLRVCVDVPGTSKLSLELPLVMGTIPLHPFGSRTSSVSSQYSVNLDWLRMAIPEQPEPPPDYCAIVSDEEAERNMSPPLIEEDFTGVLQRPFFAYVQEFRYRPPPFYSEVDPHPQISNMRQRCMTC; encoded by the exons ATGATTTTCGACAAAGTAAAGAAGTTCGACATTGTGTTCGACTCCCCCGAAGTCGACTCGCCTCCCGTGTTCAGCAGCGGCGACGTTGTGTCCGGGAAAGTGCTGCTGGAGCTCGGCGCCGCATCCAAAGTGGAGTCGCTGAAACTGCACGCCCTAGGGTTCGCCAAGGTCCACTGGACCGAGTCTCGGAGTGCGGGCTCCAGCACCGCGTACACTCAGAATTACTGCGACGAGGTGGAGTACCTGGACCGGCGAGAAACGCTCATGCAGGCAG ATAATGGGGAGCTCACCATTCTGCAGGCTGGAAAGCACGAATTTCCGTTCAGCTTCCAGCTTCCTGAAGA AACTCTGGTGACCTCCTTTGAGGGCAAGCATGGCAGCATCCGATACTGTGTGAAAGCAAAGCTTCACAGGCCTTGGAACACGGTGAAGAAAATAAAGAAGGAGTTCACTGTGATCGAGCCCATTGATATCAACACGCCAGCATTACTA GCATCTCAAGCTGGCAACAAAGACAAAATGGCGCGGATGTGGTACCGTAACCTGGGGCAAGTTTCCCTCACCGCCAAGATCGACAGAAAGGGCTACACACCGG gtgAAGTGATCCCAATCTTTGCAGAATTCGACAACTCCACCCACCGCTCTGTGGTCCCGAAGGCTTATATCACTCAGACTCAGACCTTCATTGCCCGCGGCACCATGAAGCAGAAGAAATCCGTCGTGGCCACTCTGAGCGGCGACGCGGTCGGAGCACGGAAACGGGAGACCTGGCATGGGCGAGCCATCAAGATCCCTCCCGTGGGGCCGTCCATCCTGCAGTGTCGCATCATCCGTGTGGAGTACACGCTGCGG GTGTGTGTGGATGTCCCTGGAACCTCCAAGCTGTCCCTGGAACTGCCCTTGGTCATGGGCACCATCCCACTGCACCCCTTCGGCAGCCGCACCTCCAGCGTGAGCAGCCAGTACAGCGTCAACCTGGATTGGCTCCGCATGGCCATCCCCGAGCAACCTGAGC CTCCACCAGATTACTGCGCCATTGTCTCTGACGAGGAAGCCGAGCGCAACATGTCCCCACCTCTGATAGAGGAAGACTTCACGGGGGTCTTGCAGCGCCCCTTCTTCGCCTACGTGCAGGAGTTCCGTTACCGCCCCCCTCCCTTCTACTCTGAG GTTGACCCCCATCCTCAGATCTCCAACATGAGACAACGCTGCATGACATGTTGA
- the arrdc2 gene encoding arrestin domain-containing protein 2 isoform X1: MIFDKVKKFDIVFDSPEVDSPPVFSSGDVVSGKVLLELGAASKVESLKLHALGFAKVHWTESRSAGSSTAYTQNYCDEVEYLDRRETLMQADNGELTILQAGKHEFPFSFQLPEDRTLVTSFEGKHGSIRYCVKAKLHRPWNTVKKIKKEFTVIEPIDINTPALLASQAGNKDKMARMWYRNLGQVSLTAKIDRKGYTPGEVIPIFAEFDNSTHRSVVPKAYITQTQTFIARGTMKQKKSVVATLSGDAVGARKRETWHGRAIKIPPVGPSILQCRIIRVEYTLRVCVDVPGTSKLSLELPLVMGTIPLHPFGSRTSSVSSQYSVNLDWLRMAIPEQPEPPPDYCAIVSDEEAERNMSPPLIEEDFTGVLQRPFFAYVQEFRYRPPPFYSEVDPHPQISNMRQRCMTC, encoded by the exons ATGATTTTCGACAAAGTAAAGAAGTTCGACATTGTGTTCGACTCCCCCGAAGTCGACTCGCCTCCCGTGTTCAGCAGCGGCGACGTTGTGTCCGGGAAAGTGCTGCTGGAGCTCGGCGCCGCATCCAAAGTGGAGTCGCTGAAACTGCACGCCCTAGGGTTCGCCAAGGTCCACTGGACCGAGTCTCGGAGTGCGGGCTCCAGCACCGCGTACACTCAGAATTACTGCGACGAGGTGGAGTACCTGGACCGGCGAGAAACGCTCATGCAGGCAG ATAATGGGGAGCTCACCATTCTGCAGGCTGGAAAGCACGAATTTCCGTTCAGCTTCCAGCTTCCTGAAGA TAGAACTCTGGTGACCTCCTTTGAGGGCAAGCATGGCAGCATCCGATACTGTGTGAAAGCAAAGCTTCACAGGCCTTGGAACACGGTGAAGAAAATAAAGAAGGAGTTCACTGTGATCGAGCCCATTGATATCAACACGCCAGCATTACTA GCATCTCAAGCTGGCAACAAAGACAAAATGGCGCGGATGTGGTACCGTAACCTGGGGCAAGTTTCCCTCACCGCCAAGATCGACAGAAAGGGCTACACACCGG gtgAAGTGATCCCAATCTTTGCAGAATTCGACAACTCCACCCACCGCTCTGTGGTCCCGAAGGCTTATATCACTCAGACTCAGACCTTCATTGCCCGCGGCACCATGAAGCAGAAGAAATCCGTCGTGGCCACTCTGAGCGGCGACGCGGTCGGAGCACGGAAACGGGAGACCTGGCATGGGCGAGCCATCAAGATCCCTCCCGTGGGGCCGTCCATCCTGCAGTGTCGCATCATCCGTGTGGAGTACACGCTGCGG GTGTGTGTGGATGTCCCTGGAACCTCCAAGCTGTCCCTGGAACTGCCCTTGGTCATGGGCACCATCCCACTGCACCCCTTCGGCAGCCGCACCTCCAGCGTGAGCAGCCAGTACAGCGTCAACCTGGATTGGCTCCGCATGGCCATCCCCGAGCAACCTGAGC CTCCACCAGATTACTGCGCCATTGTCTCTGACGAGGAAGCCGAGCGCAACATGTCCCCACCTCTGATAGAGGAAGACTTCACGGGGGTCTTGCAGCGCCCCTTCTTCGCCTACGTGCAGGAGTTCCGTTACCGCCCCCCTCCCTTCTACTCTGAG GTTGACCCCCATCCTCAGATCTCCAACATGAGACAACGCTGCATGACATGTTGA
- the LOC121301155 gene encoding amyloid-beta A4 precursor protein-binding family A member 1-like produces MNECLQEAMMDHSLQSISYIADIGSILVLMARRKLPGRRTAEGEGEGEASCSPAQKKCCMICHAFHSEDAQLMAQAIGQAFSVAYQQFMQVNGIKPSELQPSEYSDYLGTQELYNGDLVHFSRSENIRQVCIEKPRGEILGLAIVESGWGSILPTVVVANLLHGGAAERCGELSIGDRVMSVNGTSLVGLPITTCQSIIRDLKNQTEVKLSIVHCPPVTMAIIKRPDPKYQLGFSVEDGIICSLMRGGIAERGGIRVGHRIIEINEQSVVATPHKKIIHILTHAVGEIHLKTMPASTYRLLTGQEQPLFL; encoded by the exons atgaatgagtgtctgcag GAGGCCATGATGGACCACTCCTTGCAGTCTATCTCTTACATCGCCGATATCGGCAGCATCCTGGTCCTGATGGCTCGCAGGAAGCTGCCAGGCCGACGCACtgcagagggagagggggagggagaggcttCCTGCTCACCAGCCCAGAAGAAGTGCTGCATGATCTGCCACGCGTTCCACTCCGAAGAC GCTCAGCTCATGGCTCAGGCGATTGGCCAGGCGTTCAGCGTTGCCTATCAGCAGTTCATGCAGGTGAACGGCATCAAGCCCAGCGAGCTGCAGCCCAGCGAGTACAGCGACTACCTGGGGACACAGGAGCTCTACAACGGGGACCTGGTGCACTTCTCCCGCTCCGAGAACATCCGTCAG GTGTGCATTGAGAAGCCGCGTGGGGAGATCCTAGGCCTGGCCATCGTGGAGTCTGGGTGGGGTTCCATACTGCCCACAGTGGTAGTAGCTAACCTCCTCCACGGGGGGGCAGCAGAGCGCTGTGGGGAGCTCAGTATTGGGGACCGAGTCATGTCTGTCAATGGCACTAGCCTGGTGGGGCTGCCCATCACCACCTGCCAGAGCATCATCAGG gatctgAAGAACCAGACAGAGGTGAAGCTCagcattgtgcactgcccccCTGTTACCATGGCGATCATCAAACGGCCGGACCCAAAGTACCAGTTGGGCTTCAGTGTCGAGGATGGAATT ATCTGCAGCCTGATGCGGGGTGGCATTGCAGAGCGAGGCGGGATTCGTGTGGGGCATCGCATTATTGAGATCAACGAGCAGAGCGTGGTTGCCACGCCACACAAGAAAATCATCCACATCCTGACCCATGCCGTGGGAGAG ATCCACCTGAAGACCATGCCAGCCTCTACCTACCGcctcctcacaggtcaggagcaGCCTCTGTTTTTGTGA
- the arrdc2 gene encoding arrestin domain-containing protein 2 isoform X3 has product MLFKSLKSFSVELEGPEDAVFTSGEMVCGKVVLDLGREIKVRSLKVVGSGEATVHWTQNRSVGVNIIYNDYSSSQTYFRKRFRLIRDNGELTILQAGKHEFPFSFQLPEDRTLVTSFEGKHGSIRYCVKAKLHRPWNTVKKIKKEFTVIEPIDINTPALLASQAGNKDKMARMWYRNLGQVSLTAKIDRKGYTPGEVIPIFAEFDNSTHRSVVPKAYITQTQTFIARGTMKQKKSVVATLSGDAVGARKRETWHGRAIKIPPVGPSILQCRIIRVEYTLRVCVDVPGTSKLSLELPLVMGTIPLHPFGSRTSSVSSQYSVNLDWLRMAIPEQPEPPPDYCAIVSDEEAERNMSPPLIEEDFTGVLQRPFFAYVQEFRYRPPPFYSEVDPHPQISNMRQRCMTC; this is encoded by the exons ATGCTTTTTAAGAGCCTCAAAAGTTTCTCTGTGGAGCTGGAGGGCCCCGAAGACGCGGTGTTCACCAGCGGAGAGATGGTGTGCGGGAAGGTGGTTCTCGATCTCGGCAGGGAGATCAAGGTGAGGTCGCTGAAGGTAGTGGGCAGTGGCGAGGCGACCGTGCACTGGACCCAGAACCGCAGCGTGGGCGTGAACATCATCTACAACGACTACTCGTCCAGCCAGACCTACTTCAGAAAGCGGTTCCGTCTCATCCGAG ATAATGGGGAGCTCACCATTCTGCAGGCTGGAAAGCACGAATTTCCGTTCAGCTTCCAGCTTCCTGAAGA TAGAACTCTGGTGACCTCCTTTGAGGGCAAGCATGGCAGCATCCGATACTGTGTGAAAGCAAAGCTTCACAGGCCTTGGAACACGGTGAAGAAAATAAAGAAGGAGTTCACTGTGATCGAGCCCATTGATATCAACACGCCAGCATTACTA GCATCTCAAGCTGGCAACAAAGACAAAATGGCGCGGATGTGGTACCGTAACCTGGGGCAAGTTTCCCTCACCGCCAAGATCGACAGAAAGGGCTACACACCGG gtgAAGTGATCCCAATCTTTGCAGAATTCGACAACTCCACCCACCGCTCTGTGGTCCCGAAGGCTTATATCACTCAGACTCAGACCTTCATTGCCCGCGGCACCATGAAGCAGAAGAAATCCGTCGTGGCCACTCTGAGCGGCGACGCGGTCGGAGCACGGAAACGGGAGACCTGGCATGGGCGAGCCATCAAGATCCCTCCCGTGGGGCCGTCCATCCTGCAGTGTCGCATCATCCGTGTGGAGTACACGCTGCGG GTGTGTGTGGATGTCCCTGGAACCTCCAAGCTGTCCCTGGAACTGCCCTTGGTCATGGGCACCATCCCACTGCACCCCTTCGGCAGCCGCACCTCCAGCGTGAGCAGCCAGTACAGCGTCAACCTGGATTGGCTCCGCATGGCCATCCCCGAGCAACCTGAGC CTCCACCAGATTACTGCGCCATTGTCTCTGACGAGGAAGCCGAGCGCAACATGTCCCCACCTCTGATAGAGGAAGACTTCACGGGGGTCTTGCAGCGCCCCTTCTTCGCCTACGTGCAGGAGTTCCGTTACCGCCCCCCTCCCTTCTACTCTGAG GTTGACCCCCATCCTCAGATCTCCAACATGAGACAACGCTGCATGACATGTTGA
- the arrdc2 gene encoding arrestin domain-containing protein 2 isoform X4 — protein sequence MLFKSLKSFSVELEGPEDAVFTSGEMVCGKVVLDLGREIKVRSLKVVGSGEATVHWTQNRSVGVNIIYNDYSSSQTYFRKRFRLIRDNGELTILQAGKHEFPFSFQLPEETLVTSFEGKHGSIRYCVKAKLHRPWNTVKKIKKEFTVIEPIDINTPALLASQAGNKDKMARMWYRNLGQVSLTAKIDRKGYTPGEVIPIFAEFDNSTHRSVVPKAYITQTQTFIARGTMKQKKSVVATLSGDAVGARKRETWHGRAIKIPPVGPSILQCRIIRVEYTLRVCVDVPGTSKLSLELPLVMGTIPLHPFGSRTSSVSSQYSVNLDWLRMAIPEQPEPPPDYCAIVSDEEAERNMSPPLIEEDFTGVLQRPFFAYVQEFRYRPPPFYSEVDPHPQISNMRQRCMTC from the exons ATGCTTTTTAAGAGCCTCAAAAGTTTCTCTGTGGAGCTGGAGGGCCCCGAAGACGCGGTGTTCACCAGCGGAGAGATGGTGTGCGGGAAGGTGGTTCTCGATCTCGGCAGGGAGATCAAGGTGAGGTCGCTGAAGGTAGTGGGCAGTGGCGAGGCGACCGTGCACTGGACCCAGAACCGCAGCGTGGGCGTGAACATCATCTACAACGACTACTCGTCCAGCCAGACCTACTTCAGAAAGCGGTTCCGTCTCATCCGAG ATAATGGGGAGCTCACCATTCTGCAGGCTGGAAAGCACGAATTTCCGTTCAGCTTCCAGCTTCCTGAAGA AACTCTGGTGACCTCCTTTGAGGGCAAGCATGGCAGCATCCGATACTGTGTGAAAGCAAAGCTTCACAGGCCTTGGAACACGGTGAAGAAAATAAAGAAGGAGTTCACTGTGATCGAGCCCATTGATATCAACACGCCAGCATTACTA GCATCTCAAGCTGGCAACAAAGACAAAATGGCGCGGATGTGGTACCGTAACCTGGGGCAAGTTTCCCTCACCGCCAAGATCGACAGAAAGGGCTACACACCGG gtgAAGTGATCCCAATCTTTGCAGAATTCGACAACTCCACCCACCGCTCTGTGGTCCCGAAGGCTTATATCACTCAGACTCAGACCTTCATTGCCCGCGGCACCATGAAGCAGAAGAAATCCGTCGTGGCCACTCTGAGCGGCGACGCGGTCGGAGCACGGAAACGGGAGACCTGGCATGGGCGAGCCATCAAGATCCCTCCCGTGGGGCCGTCCATCCTGCAGTGTCGCATCATCCGTGTGGAGTACACGCTGCGG GTGTGTGTGGATGTCCCTGGAACCTCCAAGCTGTCCCTGGAACTGCCCTTGGTCATGGGCACCATCCCACTGCACCCCTTCGGCAGCCGCACCTCCAGCGTGAGCAGCCAGTACAGCGTCAACCTGGATTGGCTCCGCATGGCCATCCCCGAGCAACCTGAGC CTCCACCAGATTACTGCGCCATTGTCTCTGACGAGGAAGCCGAGCGCAACATGTCCCCACCTCTGATAGAGGAAGACTTCACGGGGGTCTTGCAGCGCCCCTTCTTCGCCTACGTGCAGGAGTTCCGTTACCGCCCCCCTCCCTTCTACTCTGAG GTTGACCCCCATCCTCAGATCTCCAACATGAGACAACGCTGCATGACATGTTGA